In Janthinobacterium sp. 67, a genomic segment contains:
- a CDS encoding bifunctional 2-keto-4-hydroxyglutarate aldolase/2-keto-3-deoxy-6-phosphogluconate aldolase, translating to MQKHVVFNGILERGMVGIVRADTPDAALRIAEACIAGGITALEVAFTTPDTLGVLRTLRERHGPDVLLGAGTVLDTETARAAILAGAQFIISPSVNVDTIALCQRYQVLSMPGAMTPTEIVTALQAGADIVKVFPAEMFGPAYIKALRAPLPQAPLMPTGGVTVENLNEWFASGAVAVGIGSSLSGPGATGDYGAVTARAQAFVAKMAAVRSQ from the coding sequence ATGCAAAAACACGTGGTTTTCAATGGCATCCTCGAACGGGGCATGGTCGGCATCGTGCGCGCCGATACGCCCGATGCGGCGCTGCGGATCGCCGAGGCGTGCATCGCCGGCGGCATCACGGCGCTGGAAGTGGCATTCACCACGCCCGATACCCTGGGCGTGCTGCGCACCTTGCGCGAACGTCATGGCCCTGACGTGCTGCTGGGCGCGGGCACCGTGCTCGATACGGAGACGGCGCGCGCCGCCATCCTGGCTGGCGCCCAGTTCATCATTTCGCCCAGCGTCAACGTGGACACCATCGCGCTGTGCCAGCGCTACCAGGTGCTGTCCATGCCGGGCGCGATGACGCCGACGGAAATCGTCACGGCCCTGCAGGCGGGCGCCGACATCGTCAAGGTCTTCCCCGCCGAGATGTTCGGCCCCGCCTACATCAAGGCCCTGCGCGCGCCCCTGCCGCAAGCGCCATTGATGCCGACGGGCGGCGTGACGGTGGAGAATCTCAATGAATGGTTTGCCAGCGGCGCCGTGGCCGTGGGAATCGGCAGCAGCCTCAGTGGCCCGGGCGCCACGGGTGATTACGGGGCCGTGACGGCGCGCGCACAGGCTTTCGTGGCGAAGATGGCGGCCGTGCGTTCTCAGTAA